Sequence from the Aquimarina sp. Aq107 genome:
TATACCACCTGCGCTACTGTTATCTATAAAACTGCCTCCACTTCCAAATCTCATAAAAGCAGATAATATATGTTTTTCTCCATTTTTATCGATATAAGTCGTGAAACGAATAGTATTAATACTATGTTGGTATATCATATTGATTTTTGGATGCTGCACGATTATTTTTTGATGAATTAAGTCATTATTAACTATTTCCTCATAGTATTTTTTTACTTGATTACGAATGCTGTTTCTATTGATAAGAAAGCATCCTTTTCCTCCCATTCCTGTGGTAGATTTTAGAAATAATCCGTTGATCTCATTTTGGTTGAATTGAAACTCAAAAAATTGGAGTAGCCTCTCTTCGGAATCAATTATAGTTAGTTGTGATTTAAAATAAAACTGATTCTTATGATTATAGCTAACTAACTGAGGAGTAGGGAAATTATTTTCCTCCATAAATAAGGCAAAAGAAAGTTTGTTTCGTAACAATTTGGAGAATTGAATCTGATGAAGTTTTTTGGATAATGTTATTTTATCGACTTCTTTACTACTTAGATAATCTTTATAGTTTGAAACATCTCTTCGGTATAAGAATTTTCCAAAATAGAAATAAGGAATTTCTTTCTTAATAACCCAGAAATGTAATGACTCTTTTAGGATGCGGTAAATATTCTTCCTATTTTCATCATTAATAACAACAGATGCTCGTCTTGTGAAAAGGTTAAGCTTTTTTTTCATCTTATTAATAAAATGGGGAATAATTCTATAAACTTTGTTTGTAGAACGAACTTTGAACTATTTTATTTAGTAAATAAATAATTATTTTTAAAATAGTTTTTAATCCTATTTTACTTCATAAAACTTCGTGTTAGTATAGGATACTATGCCATATTTATAATTACAATAGCCTGCGTTTTATTTTTTTAATAAAACTATTCGAAAGTAGAAATTAAAATATCAAGTATTGTAATTGCAGCATCACTAATTTTGGTGCCAGGGCCAAATATAGCAACTGCACCTTCTTGGAATAGAAAGTCATAGTCATCTGGAGGGATAACTCCTCCGACAATTACCATAATATCTTCTCTTCCGTGTTTTTTTAACTCTGCAATAATCTGGGGCACAAGTGTTTTGTGTCCACCTGCTAACGAAGAGACTCCAACGATGTGTACATCATTTTCTACAGCTTGTTTAGCGGCTTCTATTGGGGTTTGAAATAACGGGCCTATATCTACATCAAAACCTACATCGGCATAACTAGTAGCTACTACTTTTGCACCTCGATCGTGGCCATCTTGTCCCATTTTTGCAATCATTATTCTTGGTCTTCGGCCTTCTAAATCAGCGAATTGATTTGCAAGTTCTCGAGCCTTATTAAAAGACTCATCATTCTTTATTTCTTTAGCATACACTCCAGTAAATGATTTAATTTCTGCTTTATATCTTCCAAATTCTTTCTCAAGGGCATCACTAATTTCTCCTAAGGTAGCTCTTAATCGAGCAGCATTTACTGCTAAAGCTAATAAATTTTGTTTATCATCTTTGGCTGCTTCTGATAAATTATCAAGTGCTTCCCCTACAGCATTATCATCTCTTGATTTTTTGACATTTGTTAAACCTTCAATTTGTTGATTTCTAACAGCGTCATTATCCACTTTTAGAGTAGCAATATGTTCTTCTTCTTCTAGTTGAAATTTATTTACACCAATGATAACATCTTGTTCACTATCTATTCTAGCTTGTTTTCTGGCTGCAGCTTCTTCTATCCGCATTTTAGGAATTCCAGCCTCAATGGCTTTAGTCATTCCTCCTAATTCTTCTACCTCTTCGAGTAATTTCCAAGCTTTTTCTGCAATATCATTGGTTAATGATTCTACATAATAACTTCCTGCCCAAGGATCAACCGTTCTATTTATTTGTGTTTCTTCTTGAAGGTATATTTGTGTATTTCGAGCTATTCTAGCAGAGAAATCTGTTGGCAGAGCAATTGCTTCATCCAATGCATTTGTATGTAAACTTTGCGTTCCTCCAAAAGCTGCCGCGCTCGCTTCGATACAAGTTCTGGCTACATTGTTAAAAGGATCCTGGGCTGTTAGGCTCCATCCACTAGTTTGACAATGCGTTCTTAGCATCAGAGATTTCGGGTTTTTGGGGTTAAATTGTTTAATTAATTTAGCCCAAAGCATACGAGCAGCGCGCATTTTAGCAATCTCCATAAAGTGATTCATTCCAATAGCCCAAAAGAATGATAGGCGAGGAGCGAAAGAATCTACATCCAGTCCTGCTTCGATACCTTTTCTGATATATTCTAATCCATCGGCTAGCGTATAAGCTAATTCTATATCACAGGTAGCACCCGCTTCTTGCATATGATAGCCAGAAATACTTATTGGATTAAACTTAGGCATGTTTTTAGAACAATATTTAAAAATATCGCTAATGATTCGCATAGATGGAGTAGGAGGATAAATATAAGTGTTACGAACCATGAACTCTTTAAGAATATCATTTTGGATAGTGCCAGAAAGTAATTTTTGATCTACTCCTTGCTCTTCTGCAGCAACAATGTAAAAAGCCATTATAGGTAACACTGCTCCATTCATAGTCATAGAAACAGACATTTTATCTAGTGGTATCTGATCGAAGAGGACTTTCATATCCTCAACAGTATCGATAGCTACTCCTGCCATTCCTACGTCTCCAAATACTCTTTCATGATCGCTATCGTACCCTCGGTGAGTAGCAAGGTCAAAAGCAACTGATAATCCTTTTTGACCCGCTGCTAAATTTCTACGGTAAAAAGCATTACTTTCTTCTGCTGTAGAAAAACCGGCATATTGTCTTATAGTCCAAGGTCTCCTTACATACATTGTAGAATACGGACCTCTTAAATAAGGAGGGATTCCTGCGGCAAAATTAAGATGCTCAAGATCTTTTATTTCTTTACCCGTATATTCCTCTTTTATTTCAATTCCTTCAGAAGTAATAAAGGTTTTGTTTTCCGAAGTAACTTTAGTTGCACTGGTTTCTTTTTGCAGTGTAATATGTTGAATATTCTTTCTGGTCATTTTAAAATTTCATTTTTTCAATCCAATTCTAAGTTTCTTGTATTCGTGAATTACAAGTGACTAGTATCAATAAGGTACAAATTAGAAGATTATATCTTATTTTCATTGAAGAAAATCATTGCTAAAAATGTAAAATTACGGTTTTATTAATGATCTATTTTAGAAAATATAAAATATGTTAACTGTTTATGAAAGAATATTGCAATAATGTCTAGCCAAAAGCTTTTTCAATAACCATTAGAATTGAATAATATATATCAAAAGCTATAAATTTCTTTATTTCGGCAGCTTTAATTTTTTTGTCAGGGATGTAATAAATTCTTTGAGCAATTAAAGAAGTACTAACGTTTCCATCTTGTTCTAGTGTGCTAATTATATTTTGAAAATCATCACTATCACTATTGTTCTTAAGACATTGAATTAATCCACCTCTATAATTAAATATCAATATTTCTTCTTCTCCTTTTTTGGAAGGGTTTGTGTAGGGAGATGCTTTTTTTGTTGCTTCTTGATTTTCGTAATCACTTAGTTTTACCCAAATTGAGTTAGGGTCACTAGATTTTTTTTTAAAGGTTCTCGCTAATTGGATAGAATTGTTAGATGGTAATTTTCTTAAATCCAGCGATAGACTTGCAACTTCTGCTAGAAAAGTTCGATAAGTTTTTATAGAATCATTTCCGAATTTGTAGTGTGCAAATAAGTCTTTTTCGAATGAATTAAAGGCTTTGGAATAAAGTCCACTGCTGTCTACACTTAGACAATTGATACCACTTTGAGAGTGGCCAAATACCGTAATAAGTAAAAATGCTATTAAAGCGATTCTAGATCTAATCATTTGGGGCATCGATTAAGATTTAGTTTTGTTAATTATTTGTTAGTTAAATGTTAATTTCAACGAAAGTTAACAATAAATTATCAATTATTTGCGTTATATATAGTTTTTCTCTGTTTTTTCGCACAATCTTCTAGTGATAATTGGGTTTATTAACGTTTTTCTTATATTTTTTTCTTTAAATAAAGACTTTTGTAATGGTGGAATTACTTCTTCAGGATTTTTATAGGTATTAGCACCTGTTAAAATAATTTCCTCCTTATCAAAAAGTTCTTGCTCTTTATCTGCGCTTTCTTTTATTTTTTTCTGAATTGTTCCAGCTTTTAATTGCTTTAAATAACCACCACTTTCTTCAATGTTCTTAAATAATAATAACGCCTTTTCTGCTAATTGATTCGTTAAGCTTTCAATATAATATGATCCAGATGATGGATTGTTTACAATATCGAAATAACTTTCATTTTTTAAGATCAACAATTGATTGATAGCTATTCTTGTTCCAAAATCATTTTCAAGATTATAAATATCATCATATCTTACATTATGAATAATATCTGCCCCGCCTAAAATAGCACTCATACACTCTGTTGTGGTACGAAGCATATTTACATTATAATCTAAAATTGTTTTATTTCTGTGTGAAGGATGTGCGAATATATAACATTTTTTTAACATATTATATTCTTCTGATAAAGAATTCCACAATATTCTTAATGCTCTTAATTTTGCTATTTCAAAAAAATAATTTCCCCCAATTGCTACTTTAAAAATAATGGGTGTTTTGATAAAAGGGTTATCTTTTTTACTTTCAAAATAATTGAGGTACTCGTTTACATGAGCTATACCATATGCTAATTGCTGAATCATTGTAGCTCCCGAATTTTGCAGTATACTAAGGTCTACAGTGATACTGCTTTTTAAATTGGGATTTTGTGAGACAATACTTTCTAATTTATCGTGATCATCTTTTAGGCTATTGTACCAGTTTCCTGTTTTTGCTAAGTTTCCAATGATATCAGTTAATAGATGGATAGAAAGTTTAGATTTAAGAACATGGTTGTTTAACTTGTTTGCATAATCCGTTGATAGGAATAAGGTTTCAATAAAGACAAATACATTAGGGGAAATATTGGATAGTAATGTCGCAGGGTTAATATTTTCATTGGTAATAATAAAATATAAACTCTCTGCTCCTTTTTTGATTGCAGTTAACGCAGCATTATTTCCTGTAGTTGCATCTTTAACTTCTATCTTTTGAGAGTTTTTCCAGATAGATGGGTGATTTACGTTCTTCTGATTTGGAGTAATATCTTCTTCATTATAGAATGGTTTGACATCTATACCTTCATAAGATTTATATATTAGTGCTTCATTATAGTCAGCACCTTTTAAATCAAATTGAATTTTTTGTTTCCATTCTTTCGCAGAAACTTTATCGAAATCATTAAATAAAGTTTTAGTCATCGTTCTTTTTTTTAGGGATACTGTCTTCGTATTCGATAATGTAAATTTCTTCATTATCTCGTTTCATAAAATATTCTTCTCTTGCAAACTTTTCTAGTTCACCGCTATCTTTTAGAATTTTTATGTCCTTTTGATCTTTAACAATTTCCTTTTTGTAATATTCTTTATTATCCTTTAGTTCTTTAATTTCTTGATCTAATTCTCTATGAATAAGCCAAGAATTAGTATCTAAAAATAGAATCCACACTACGAATACTAAAATGATAAGCACATACTTATTGAAAAATATGGCAAAAACCGGAATCAATGCAGGAGTGTTCCTAAGCTTTTCGAAATAGCGTTGTAGCTTCAATTTAGATTAAAATATTTATTAGTTTATAAAGGTACAAAAGTTAATTCAAGCGTTCTTTCACTATAGTACGAACTATATCAATTGCCACATTGTTATAATTATTGTTTGGAATAATAAGATCCGCAAACTCTTTTGTAGGATCAATGAATTGTTGGTGCATTGGTTTTAGTGTATTTTGATATCTATCTAAAACTTCTTCCATATCACGACCTCTCTCT
This genomic interval carries:
- a CDS encoding sugar-transfer associated ATP-grasp domain-containing protein, which produces MKKKLNLFTRRASVVINDENRKNIYRILKESLHFWVIKKEIPYFYFGKFLYRRDVSNYKDYLSSKEVDKITLSKKLHQIQFSKLLRNKLSFALFMEENNFPTPQLVSYNHKNQFYFKSQLTIIDSEERLLQFFEFQFNQNEINGLFLKSTTGMGGKGCFLINRNSIRNQVKKYYEEIVNNDLIHQKIIVQHPKINMIYQHSINTIRFTTYIDKNGEKHILSAFMRFGSGGSFIDNSSAGGICVLVDLKEGKLKGKSHQLMKHGGKQLTKHPDSNIIFNDFQIPYFEESKELVLRTITLIPDRIVGWDIAIGKKGPILVEGNDNNSLITPDIIYGGYLKNPIFKEILEEA
- the scpA gene encoding methylmalonyl-CoA mutase, whose amino-acid sequence is MTRKNIQHITLQKETSATKVTSENKTFITSEGIEIKEEYTGKEIKDLEHLNFAAGIPPYLRGPYSTMYVRRPWTIRQYAGFSTAEESNAFYRRNLAAGQKGLSVAFDLATHRGYDSDHERVFGDVGMAGVAIDTVEDMKVLFDQIPLDKMSVSMTMNGAVLPIMAFYIVAAEEQGVDQKLLSGTIQNDILKEFMVRNTYIYPPTPSMRIISDIFKYCSKNMPKFNPISISGYHMQEAGATCDIELAYTLADGLEYIRKGIEAGLDVDSFAPRLSFFWAIGMNHFMEIAKMRAARMLWAKLIKQFNPKNPKSLMLRTHCQTSGWSLTAQDPFNNVARTCIEASAAAFGGTQSLHTNALDEAIALPTDFSARIARNTQIYLQEETQINRTVDPWAGSYYVESLTNDIAEKAWKLLEEVEELGGMTKAIEAGIPKMRIEEAAARKQARIDSEQDVIIGVNKFQLEEEEHIATLKVDNDAVRNQQIEGLTNVKKSRDDNAVGEALDNLSEAAKDDKQNLLALAVNAARLRATLGEISDALEKEFGRYKAEIKSFTGVYAKEIKNDESFNKARELANQFADLEGRRPRIMIAKMGQDGHDRGAKVVATSYADVGFDVDIGPLFQTPIEAAKQAVENDVHIVGVSSLAGGHKTLVPQIIAELKKHGREDIMVIVGGVIPPDDYDFLFQEGAVAIFGPGTKISDAAITILDILISTFE
- a CDS encoding septum formation initiator family protein is translated as MKLQRYFEKLRNTPALIPVFAIFFNKYVLIILVFVVWILFLDTNSWLIHRELDQEIKELKDNKEYYKKEIVKDQKDIKILKDSGELEKFAREEYFMKRDNEEIYIIEYEDSIPKKKNDD
- a CDS encoding methylmalonyl-CoA mutase subunit beta, translating into MTKTLFNDFDKVSAKEWKQKIQFDLKGADYNEALIYKSYEGIDVKPFYNEEDITPNQKNVNHPSIWKNSQKIEVKDATTGNNAALTAIKKGAESLYFIITNENINPATLLSNISPNVFVFIETLFLSTDYANKLNNHVLKSKLSIHLLTDIIGNLAKTGNWYNSLKDDHDKLESIVSQNPNLKSSITVDLSILQNSGATMIQQLAYGIAHVNEYLNYFESKKDNPFIKTPIIFKVAIGGNYFFEIAKLRALRILWNSLSEEYNMLKKCYIFAHPSHRNKTILDYNVNMLRTTTECMSAILGGADIIHNVRYDDIYNLENDFGTRIAINQLLILKNESYFDIVNNPSSGSYYIESLTNQLAEKALLLFKNIEESGGYLKQLKAGTIQKKIKESADKEQELFDKEEIILTGANTYKNPEEVIPPLQKSLFKEKNIRKTLINPIITRRLCEKTEKNYI